In Colwellia sp. M166, a genomic segment contains:
- a CDS encoding ABC transporter substrate-binding protein: MQHKAKLSSLFVCCALGMSTQLLAQDSVFVGHLADMSGPTAFVGKNYADGVRDSLAYINANGGIKGTTLEYETIDYAYKVPQAIASYKKWHSRKKMVAMQGWGTADTEALISFVAKDKVPVFSASYSGHLTDPTGKNPHTKKPAPYNFFYGASYSDACRGLVQWAAQDWQDKGGKGKPKFTHIGANHPFPNAPKEACAEYATELGFEVQPAVVVSMKPGDFKAQCLSLKSSGSNYGYIGNLGGSVLSLVKSCNTVGTDIQFMSNIWGGDKKIFSAAGEGIKDYVFPTMTPFWTDDVPGMKLVREISKQSDESGTEVRVHHYIRGVCSTFFMKEAMEWAKDNGGITGENIKKGMYAYKDWVPKGLEGVCLAANWSNDDHRGINQVNIYKGNYNGGDIAVEKVSQVTLKRRDDWLGY; encoded by the coding sequence ATGCAACATAAAGCAAAATTAAGTTCTCTATTCGTATGCTGTGCTTTGGGGATGAGCACTCAGCTATTAGCACAAGATAGTGTGTTTGTCGGGCATTTGGCCGATATGTCAGGACCCACAGCCTTTGTTGGTAAAAACTATGCTGATGGCGTACGAGATTCACTCGCTTATATTAATGCTAACGGTGGTATCAAAGGCACAACGTTAGAATATGAAACAATTGACTATGCCTATAAAGTTCCACAAGCCATCGCATCATATAAAAAATGGCATTCACGTAAAAAGATGGTCGCGATGCAAGGTTGGGGCACCGCTGATACTGAAGCGCTTATTTCATTTGTTGCAAAGGACAAAGTACCGGTTTTTTCTGCATCATATTCAGGGCATTTAACGGATCCAACGGGCAAGAATCCACACACCAAAAAGCCAGCGCCATATAATTTCTTTTATGGTGCATCATACTCAGACGCTTGTCGTGGTTTAGTGCAATGGGCGGCGCAAGATTGGCAAGATAAAGGCGGTAAAGGTAAACCTAAATTTACCCATATCGGTGCCAATCACCCATTTCCTAATGCCCCGAAAGAAGCCTGTGCGGAATATGCCACAGAGTTAGGTTTTGAGGTACAACCCGCGGTGGTTGTTTCAATGAAACCAGGTGATTTTAAAGCACAATGTTTAAGCTTGAAAAGTTCAGGTTCAAATTATGGTTATATCGGTAACTTAGGTGGCTCGGTATTATCACTCGTGAAATCATGTAATACCGTCGGCACTGATATTCAATTTATGTCAAACATTTGGGGCGGCGATAAGAAAATATTTAGCGCGGCAGGCGAAGGCATAAAAGATTATGTTTTCCCAACCATGACACCGTTTTGGACTGATGATGTACCGGGTATGAAGTTGGTACGCGAAATTTCTAAGCAATCGGATGAGTCAGGTACAGAAGTACGTGTACATCACTATATTCGAGGTGTCTGCTCTACTTTCTTCATGAAAGAAGCCATGGAGTGGGCAAAAGACAACGGTGGTATTACCGGTGAGAACATCAAAAAAGGCATGTATGCTTATAAAGACTGGGTGCCAAAAGGGCTTGAGGGGGTTTGTTTAGCGGCCAACTGGAGTAATGACGATCATCGTGGTATTAACCAAGTCAACATCTATAAAGGTAACTATAACGGTGGCGATATTGCCGTTGAGAAAGTGTCACAAGTAACCTTGAAACGTCGCGATGACTGGTTAGGTTATTAA
- a CDS encoding branched-chain amino acid ABC transporter permease: MSSLTMRPCGDFRTSYKQDNTIFETRTIRNMAILAIAFLCAAPYLVDAYYLTLFIQISYLGIAALGLNILVGYTGQISLGHGAFFGFGAFASAWMNVSFGIPVVFCIPLAGFLTMGVGMVFGLPASRIKGLYLAIATLAAQFILEDFFARADWFSGGSAGSSADPISLFGFAFDTDESFFYVALFALVFMYIWGCNLMRSREGRAFIAVRDHYLSAEIMGIKLNKYRLLSFGVSSFYAGIGGALYAHYLGYVSAEGFTLFMSIQFLAMIIIGGLGSVKGTLMGVVFMVFLPEVLEGGVGLMKMTEWGNIPMVVDGLAYIKEMAIGLVIILFLIFEPEGMAHRWAQIKNYWKFYPFSY, encoded by the coding sequence ATGTCGAGTTTAACGATGCGACCGTGCGGCGATTTCCGCACGAGCTATAAACAAGATAACACCATTTTTGAAACCAGAACCATCAGAAATATGGCGATTCTTGCTATCGCATTCTTATGTGCAGCACCTTATTTGGTCGATGCTTATTACTTAACGTTATTTATTCAAATATCGTATTTAGGTATAGCAGCCTTAGGTTTAAATATTTTAGTTGGCTATACCGGGCAAATATCCTTGGGTCACGGGGCGTTCTTCGGTTTTGGTGCTTTTGCTTCAGCCTGGATGAATGTTTCATTTGGTATACCGGTAGTATTCTGTATTCCACTGGCAGGGTTTTTAACCATGGGCGTTGGCATGGTGTTTGGCTTACCTGCATCACGTATTAAGGGCTTGTATTTAGCGATAGCGACATTAGCGGCGCAATTTATTCTAGAAGACTTTTTTGCTCGTGCTGATTGGTTCTCTGGTGGCTCAGCGGGCTCATCAGCAGATCCTATTAGCCTGTTTGGTTTTGCTTTCGACACGGATGAAAGCTTCTTTTATGTTGCATTGTTTGCCTTAGTATTTATGTATATCTGGGGTTGTAACTTAATGCGTAGCCGTGAAGGTAGAGCATTTATCGCGGTGCGAGATCATTACCTTTCAGCTGAAATTATGGGCATTAAATTAAACAAATACCGTTTATTGTCGTTCGGTGTTTCGTCTTTTTATGCTGGTATTGGTGGTGCTTTATATGCTCACTATTTAGGTTACGTTTCTGCCGAAGGCTTCACACTTTTCATGTCGATTCAATTTCTCGCCATGATCATTATTGGTGGCTTAGGCTCAGTCAAAGGTACCTTGATGGGCGTAGTGTTTATGGTGTTTTTACCTGAAGTGCTTGAAGGCGGTGTCGGCTTAATGAAAATGACCGAGTGGGGCAATATTCCTATGGTGGTTGATGGTCTAGCTTACATTAAAGAAATGGCGATAGGTTTAGTCATTATTTTATTTCTAATCTTCGAACCAGAAGGTATGGCGCATCGTTGGGCACAAATTAAAAATTATTGGAAATTCTATCCATTTTCATACTAA
- a CDS encoding branched-chain amino acid ABC transporter permease — MNFELLTQLIINGLIVGLLYGVVGMCFVLVYKSTQIVNFAQGEFLLIGAWVCWALLIYLELPFIVGFLLTMAFMAVFGVMLQMIVLRPMIGEPIISVIMVTIGLSIFFQALMKWIFGVSAQSFPKVFEIESIEILGLHIETAYLMSTVIALIIMVAFYLFFKHSKYGLAMRATAFDQQIAQSLGISVKQVFAMSWGIAATVSATAGVVIAMVSGVSNSLSMIGIKVFPAVILGGLDSIIGAIVGGLIIGVLENVAEFFDSQYLHIGNMYDIAPFYVLLIILWFKPYGLFGTKDIERI, encoded by the coding sequence ATGAATTTTGAGCTATTAACGCAACTAATTATTAATGGGCTTATTGTTGGCTTATTGTACGGCGTAGTCGGCATGTGTTTTGTCTTAGTTTATAAATCTACCCAAATTGTAAACTTTGCTCAAGGTGAGTTTCTCTTGATTGGTGCCTGGGTATGTTGGGCATTATTAATTTATTTAGAGCTGCCCTTTATTGTCGGGTTTCTACTGACCATGGCCTTTATGGCGGTATTCGGCGTTATGCTGCAAATGATTGTCTTACGGCCGATGATTGGTGAGCCTATTATATCGGTGATTATGGTGACTATCGGTCTATCGATATTTTTCCAAGCGCTGATGAAATGGATATTTGGTGTTTCAGCACAAAGTTTTCCAAAAGTGTTTGAAATTGAAAGTATTGAAATCTTAGGTTTGCATATTGAAACGGCGTACTTAATGAGTACGGTGATAGCCCTGATTATTATGGTGGCATTCTACCTGTTCTTTAAACACTCAAAGTATGGTTTAGCGATGCGAGCTACCGCTTTTGATCAGCAAATAGCCCAAAGTTTGGGCATATCCGTTAAGCAAGTATTTGCCATGAGCTGGGGTATCGCTGCCACGGTTTCAGCAACAGCCGGTGTGGTTATTGCCATGGTTAGTGGGGTATCAAACTCATTATCTATGATTGGCATTAAAGTGTTCCCGGCGGTTATTCTCGGCGGTTTAGATTCCATTATCGGCGCTATTGTTGGTGGCTTAATTATTGGCGTACTAGAAAATGTCGCTGAATTTTTTGACAGCCAATACCTTCATATCGGCAACATGTATGACATAGCCCCGTTTTACGTTTTACTTATTATTCTTTGGTTCAAACCGTATGGTTTATTTGGCACCAAAGATATTGAACGAATTTAA
- a CDS encoding long-chain fatty acid--CoA ligase: MVAMAQTNKDFEMGALNTFPKILQHNANNWPNDIAMREKEFGIWNEFTWTDYNDRVKWLSLGLLDMGVSQGDAIALLGDNRPEWIWGEVAAHAMRCYSIGIYQDSMHEEVVYLLESSGATVVVAENEEQCDKLLELANDIPNVKFIVYCDPRGMRKYSDARLVDINAVYQLGQKIDKENPQRYKQLTEATTPGDISIYCTTSGTTSKPKIALLNGGDFVKHCSSYLRADPREPGDNYVSVLPLPWIMEQVYALGQALIARQIVNFVEEQETLMSDLREIGPSFVLLAPRVWEGILADVQARMMDSTPLKRKLYNYAMTLAEKNQAQGKKSWFAEVLLMKALRDRLGFSFLKSAATGGAAMGPDTFKFFQTIGVPLRQLYGQTEMCGAYTIHHEDDVDYDSVGVAFDSAEIKVINTDEAGVGEIIARTVGMFTGYLNNQQAYDDDVIDGWMQTGDAGYFKPSGHLVVIDRIKDLACTSNGAQYSPQYIENKLKFSSFIGEAVILGKDKPYLSAIICIRFSIVAKWAEQSGYAFTNYTNLSTLPEVYAKLAEEISRVNESLPESQKIHKFLLLYKELDADDGELTRTRKVRRGVIADKYGDIISAIYDNKDVVDIDTTVVFQDGTKTRIQTQLKVTSLIANEQSSKAAIEQANIERRAS, encoded by the coding sequence ATGGTTGCCATGGCCCAAACGAATAAAGACTTTGAAATGGGAGCGTTGAACACTTTCCCGAAAATTTTACAACACAACGCAAATAATTGGCCAAATGATATTGCGATGCGCGAAAAAGAATTTGGCATTTGGAACGAGTTTACTTGGACTGACTATAACGATCGAGTGAAATGGTTGAGCCTAGGGCTCTTGGATATGGGCGTTAGCCAAGGTGATGCTATTGCCTTACTCGGTGATAATCGCCCAGAATGGATTTGGGGCGAAGTGGCCGCCCATGCAATGCGTTGTTATTCCATTGGTATCTATCAAGACTCTATGCATGAAGAAGTTGTTTATTTGCTTGAGAGTAGTGGAGCAACGGTTGTTGTTGCAGAAAACGAAGAGCAATGCGACAAGCTACTTGAACTGGCTAATGATATTCCAAACGTTAAGTTTATTGTTTATTGTGATCCAAGAGGCATGCGTAAATATTCAGATGCGAGATTGGTTGATATTAATGCGGTTTATCAATTAGGTCAGAAGATAGACAAAGAAAATCCACAACGTTATAAACAACTAACTGAAGCAACAACGCCCGGAGATATCTCGATTTATTGTACGACTTCAGGAACAACATCTAAGCCTAAAATTGCCCTACTAAATGGTGGCGATTTTGTTAAGCACTGTAGTTCATACCTCAGAGCCGATCCCAGAGAGCCCGGTGATAACTATGTTTCTGTCCTGCCATTGCCTTGGATCATGGAGCAGGTGTACGCGTTAGGGCAAGCCCTAATTGCCCGTCAAATTGTCAATTTTGTTGAAGAACAAGAAACCCTAATGTCAGATTTACGTGAAATAGGGCCAAGTTTTGTGCTATTGGCACCACGTGTTTGGGAAGGTATTTTAGCTGATGTGCAAGCACGAATGATGGACTCAACGCCACTGAAACGCAAACTCTACAATTATGCCATGACACTTGCTGAAAAAAACCAAGCACAAGGTAAAAAATCATGGTTTGCTGAAGTGTTATTAATGAAAGCGTTACGAGATCGTCTCGGCTTTTCATTTTTAAAATCAGCAGCTACAGGTGGTGCGGCAATGGGCCCAGATACCTTTAAATTTTTCCAAACCATTGGTGTACCTTTACGTCAACTGTATGGTCAAACAGAAATGTGTGGCGCTTATACTATTCACCATGAAGATGATGTTGATTATGACAGTGTCGGTGTTGCCTTTGATAGTGCTGAAATTAAGGTGATTAATACCGATGAAGCTGGCGTAGGCGAGATTATTGCTCGAACGGTTGGTATGTTTACCGGCTACTTAAATAATCAGCAAGCCTATGACGACGATGTTATTGATGGCTGGATGCAAACTGGTGATGCCGGTTACTTTAAACCCTCAGGACACTTAGTGGTTATTGATCGCATTAAAGATCTTGCTTGTACCAGTAATGGCGCCCAGTACTCACCACAATATATTGAAAATAAACTTAAATTTTCATCTTTTATTGGTGAAGCGGTGATTTTAGGTAAAGACAAACCTTACTTGTCGGCGATTATTTGTATTCGTTTTAGCATTGTCGCTAAGTGGGCTGAACAAAGTGGTTATGCTTTTACTAACTATACCAACTTGTCTACGTTACCAGAGGTTTATGCCAAGCTCGCGGAAGAAATATCACGAGTTAATGAGTCATTACCTGAGTCGCAAAAAATTCATAAATTCTTACTGCTTTATAAAGAGTTAGATGCTGATGATGGCGAACTAACTCGTACGCGTAAAGTACGTCGTGGTGTTATTGCTGATAAATATGGCGACATTATTTCAGCTATTTATGACAACAAAGATGTGGTTGATATTGATACCACGGTTGTTTTCCAAGATGGCACCAAAACCCGTATTCAAACCCAGCTTAAAGTAACGTCACTTATTGCTAACGAGCAATCGAGTAAAGCCGCTATTGAACAAGCAAATATAGAACGGAGAGCATCATGA
- a CDS encoding ABC transporter ATP-binding protein, with product MTASILNIEQISLAFGGVKALTDVSFSVKKGSVFSIIGPNGAGKTSMLNCISGRYQPNSGNISFDGKNVTGLRPNDRADLGMGRTFQNLALFGHMSVLDNIMVGRHHLLKNNWLTGPLYWASGAQKEELEHRRKVEEVIDFLEISHIRKSIAGTLSYGLRKRVELARAMALNPKLILLDEPMAGMNLEEKEDMARYILDLNEEFGITVVMIEHDMGVVMDISHEVMVLDFGRKLICGLPEEVMADPYVKRAYLGLEEGEEDEEASVEQQTKSEEVS from the coding sequence ATGACTGCGTCGATACTCAATATAGAGCAAATATCGCTCGCGTTTGGCGGTGTTAAAGCCTTAACCGATGTTAGCTTTTCAGTAAAAAAAGGCTCAGTGTTTTCTATTATCGGGCCCAATGGTGCGGGCAAAACCTCAATGCTTAATTGCATTTCTGGCCGTTATCAACCGAACAGTGGCAATATCAGCTTTGATGGTAAGAACGTCACGGGTTTACGTCCCAATGACCGAGCAGATCTTGGTATGGGCCGTACTTTTCAAAATTTAGCTTTGTTTGGCCATATGTCAGTGCTCGATAATATTATGGTTGGACGTCATCATCTACTAAAAAATAACTGGCTTACCGGGCCATTATATTGGGCATCTGGCGCACAAAAAGAAGAACTAGAACATCGTCGAAAAGTGGAAGAAGTTATTGACTTTTTAGAAATTTCCCATATTCGAAAATCTATCGCCGGTACCTTATCTTATGGTCTGCGCAAACGTGTCGAACTAGCACGGGCAATGGCATTAAACCCTAAGTTAATTCTTCTTGATGAACCTATGGCCGGAATGAACTTAGAAGAGAAAGAGGATATGGCGAGATATATTCTTGATTTAAATGAAGAGTTTGGTATTACCGTAGTCATGATTGAGCATGATATGGGTGTGGTCATGGATATTTCTCATGAAGTGATGGTACTCGATTTTGGTAGAAAACTGATTTGTGGTTTACCTGAAGAAGTGATGGCTGATCCTTATGTTAAGCGAGCTTATTTAGGGCTTGAAGAAGGCGAAGAGGATGAGGAAGCTTCAGTAGAGCAACAAACTAAGTCAGAGGAGGTAAGCTAA
- a CDS encoding DcaP family trimeric outer membrane transporter — MFNSNYKKLLLASSFMAATSSAIAGYEIDVTDNDKLTFGGYIKIDARYVDGDVAYKDFWIGDGAALSQDASQFKIFANETRFNTKYVHGDVMGFIEMDFWGGGGNEIVSNSANPRIRHAFVKYKDLTVGQTWSTFMNTSAIPESADFAGATTGLVFIRQGQVRYNVGDFQVSLENPESWGGDTANDSVPDVIARYNFKGDWGSVSVSGLARQLNTTLGNSESAFGASVAGRIKTGDKDDIRFQFHQGELGRYVGVAAVKDLYDEEVEDVTSVLVAYRHFWNETLRSTVLYGKVEGDVSDRERTQWGVNLFQDLTKELAVGIEVGNFSIDELDKDSNYVQATMRYML; from the coding sequence ATGTTTAACTCAAACTATAAAAAATTATTACTCGCATCTTCGTTTATGGCGGCAACAAGTTCTGCAATTGCTGGTTATGAAATTGACGTAACAGACAATGATAAATTAACTTTTGGCGGTTATATCAAAATTGATGCTCGCTATGTTGATGGTGATGTTGCCTATAAAGATTTCTGGATCGGTGATGGTGCCGCGCTTTCGCAAGATGCCTCACAATTTAAGATTTTTGCTAATGAAACACGCTTTAACACTAAATATGTTCATGGCGACGTCATGGGCTTTATTGAAATGGATTTTTGGGGCGGTGGTGGTAATGAAATAGTGTCTAACTCAGCAAATCCTCGTATTCGTCATGCCTTCGTTAAATACAAAGATTTAACCGTCGGTCAAACATGGTCCACTTTTATGAATACCAGTGCTATTCCTGAGTCAGCAGATTTTGCTGGTGCGACAACCGGCTTAGTTTTTATTCGTCAAGGTCAAGTACGTTATAACGTTGGCGATTTTCAAGTGTCGTTAGAAAACCCTGAAAGTTGGGGCGGCGATACTGCAAATGATAGCGTGCCTGACGTTATTGCACGATATAACTTTAAAGGTGACTGGGGCAGTGTGTCTGTATCGGGTTTAGCTCGACAGTTAAATACCACATTAGGTAACAGTGAATCGGCATTTGGCGCTTCAGTTGCTGGTCGCATTAAAACGGGCGACAAAGATGATATTCGCTTTCAATTCCATCAGGGGGAATTAGGCCGTTATGTTGGTGTTGCGGCAGTAAAAGATCTTTATGATGAAGAAGTTGAAGATGTCACCTCAGTGCTAGTAGCTTACCGTCACTTTTGGAATGAAACACTACGTTCAACGGTATTGTACGGCAAAGTTGAAGGTGATGTTTCTGACCGAGAACGTACACAATGGGGAGTTAATTTATTTCAAGACTTAACCAAAGAACTCGCTGTTGGTATCGAAGTGGGTAACTTTTCCATTGATGAGTTAGATAAAGACTCTAACTATGTGCAAGCAACTATGCGATACATGCTGTAA
- a CDS encoding PAS domain-containing hybrid sensor histidine kinase/response regulator, with protein sequence MFSNWLLVSVSIGYIILLFLIAYLGGKYRHKLVEKQHAVIYALSLGVYCTSWGFLGTSAQAAKGSFTYISVYLGPILLFVFAWPFIQRMIKTCLKLKITSIADLLSARFGKSQSLAFIVTVVALIGTLPYIALQLKAIVYSYKILQQNQDFPVWQLGLIVSTILAGFTIIFGIRTIDVTERHPGVMIAIAFESAVKLIAFLMVGIFVSFFIYDSPAEIWRLSQSHVSFSQQFESSNLINMVGLLIIVMSACLCLPRQFQVMFVEIKEQKNSNLARWWLPAYILVFAFFAGPIGLAGTLNYGQSLEPDAYVLFLPAYNGQVWLSLFAFLGAVSAASSMVIVSTIALSTMLSNEIVFPLMFKLSPQKQHDFLHFQSRLLRIRKALVITVITLSYGMLLLSPPDTLSSLGEVAFGAIAQIGPALVAAFFWRRATQKGVLWGITSGFSIWILFNLLPQLGFYAHPLANSTFAATTVMTLFGLFINIVVLVIVSLFTRQSIREEMQSKFFYKQDKRPQSHLPKQPRIDIRELEYLVARFIGQEKAAECFEAFNSVHKNKKQKSYNEALIFHAEHTLASVMGSASAKLVISFAVGGRDIAFDQVVKIVEDNSTQQLEFSRSVLQGAIENTSEGISVIDGNLNLVAWNKQYLDIFNYPQDFIYIGCPISQLIRYNLNNQKRYVHDIESQVQKRLQYIRAGSKHKSERKLSNGKIINIEGNPIPGGGFVMIFSDITEYRRAEKYLKEENTDLESRVLTRTKELEQANVELEKANQDLANAQLKAEQAHLKKSQYLRACSHDLLQPLSAARLFSSAVSLSSKVSKQEREQIKKIDTSLEIANNLLLDLNEIARIESGNISPDLSTFTVERLFSMLHSEFSALTKDYHIDFHCCSSNLYIRSDFTLLSRIIQNFLSNAFRYANNGKVLLGCRRQGNYLCLQVLDNGPGIPEDKQQQVFEQFTQLSTKLVGPKGLGLGLNIAQSLAEILHHELGLTSKAGHGCLFSVSVPIVAAPPRQQAKPIRASTTLQGVSVLCIDNEAAVLSGMNDLLSAWKCKVYSAISAEQAIEIYLQHEEAIDIVLVDYQLATENTTNVQPTEQAFKPMQNNSERHDIANFNGIELIKYLRAKSHYPLPAILITATTDESVLAQAQQADIGYLRKIVKPISLRALMSSLLTKELERNYIPDNFKL encoded by the coding sequence ATGTTTTCTAATTGGTTACTGGTAAGTGTCAGTATTGGCTACATAATTTTACTCTTTCTTATTGCTTATTTAGGTGGTAAATATCGTCATAAATTAGTTGAGAAACAGCATGCCGTTATCTATGCCCTTTCACTTGGGGTTTACTGTACGTCATGGGGATTTTTAGGCACCTCGGCACAAGCAGCTAAGGGCTCATTTACCTACATTTCGGTGTATTTAGGCCCGATATTACTGTTTGTTTTTGCTTGGCCGTTTATCCAACGGATGATCAAAACCTGTTTAAAGCTCAAAATCACGTCTATTGCCGATTTACTTTCTGCGCGTTTTGGAAAGTCGCAAAGCTTAGCCTTTATTGTTACGGTGGTAGCGCTTATTGGCACCCTGCCCTATATCGCTCTACAGCTCAAAGCTATTGTTTACTCCTACAAAATATTACAACAAAATCAAGACTTTCCGGTTTGGCAATTAGGCTTGATTGTCAGCACTATTCTTGCTGGTTTTACTATTATTTTTGGTATTAGAACCATTGATGTTACCGAACGACATCCTGGGGTGATGATCGCCATCGCGTTCGAGTCAGCTGTCAAACTTATTGCCTTTTTAATGGTCGGCATTTTTGTCTCATTTTTTATCTATGATTCCCCCGCCGAAATTTGGCGATTATCACAAAGTCATGTTTCATTTAGTCAGCAATTTGAGAGCAGCAATCTCATAAACATGGTTGGTTTGCTCATTATTGTGATGTCAGCCTGCCTTTGCTTACCTCGCCAATTTCAAGTAATGTTTGTTGAAATTAAAGAGCAAAAAAATAGTAATTTAGCCCGTTGGTGGCTGCCAGCTTATATTCTGGTATTTGCTTTTTTTGCCGGCCCAATAGGACTTGCCGGGACACTAAATTATGGTCAATCTCTAGAGCCTGACGCTTATGTTTTATTTTTACCTGCTTACAATGGCCAAGTGTGGTTGTCATTATTTGCTTTTCTCGGCGCGGTTTCTGCCGCAAGCTCGATGGTAATTGTTTCAACAATTGCCCTAAGCACGATGCTAAGTAACGAAATTGTATTTCCGCTCATGTTTAAGTTATCACCACAAAAACAACATGACTTTCTACACTTTCAATCTCGTTTATTACGTATTCGTAAAGCCTTAGTCATCACCGTAATTACCTTAAGTTACGGCATGTTGTTATTATCGCCACCGGATACGCTTTCTTCTTTGGGTGAAGTGGCTTTTGGCGCAATCGCCCAAATTGGTCCGGCATTAGTTGCGGCTTTTTTCTGGCGACGAGCAACACAAAAAGGCGTACTTTGGGGTATAACCAGTGGTTTTTCTATTTGGATTTTATTTAACTTATTACCTCAATTAGGCTTTTATGCTCATCCATTAGCAAATTCAACATTTGCCGCCACTACGGTTATGACGCTATTTGGCCTATTTATTAACATAGTCGTGCTGGTAATCGTTTCTTTGTTCACTCGACAAAGCATACGCGAGGAAATGCAAAGTAAATTTTTCTACAAACAAGACAAACGCCCGCAATCCCATTTACCTAAACAACCAAGAATTGACATTCGAGAGTTAGAATATTTAGTTGCGCGCTTTATTGGCCAAGAAAAAGCTGCAGAGTGTTTTGAAGCATTTAATTCCGTACACAAAAATAAAAAACAAAAAAGCTATAATGAAGCGTTAATATTTCATGCTGAACATACTCTTGCCAGTGTGATGGGCTCAGCTTCAGCAAAACTGGTTATTTCATTTGCCGTTGGTGGACGTGATATCGCCTTTGATCAAGTGGTTAAAATTGTCGAAGACAACTCGACCCAACAATTAGAATTTAGTCGCTCGGTTTTACAAGGCGCAATTGAGAACACCAGCGAAGGTATTTCGGTTATTGACGGTAATTTAAACTTAGTTGCTTGGAATAAACAGTACTTAGATATTTTTAATTACCCACAAGACTTTATTTATATTGGCTGCCCTATTAGCCAACTCATTCGATATAATCTTAATAATCAAAAACGTTATGTACACGACATCGAATCACAGGTACAAAAGCGTTTACAATATATTCGAGCAGGCAGCAAACATAAGTCAGAACGAAAACTCTCAAATGGTAAAATTATTAACATTGAAGGTAACCCGATCCCTGGTGGCGGCTTTGTGATGATTTTTTCCGATATTACCGAATATCGTCGAGCAGAAAAATACCTAAAAGAAGAAAACACTGACCTTGAGAGTCGAGTGTTAACACGAACAAAAGAACTAGAACAAGCAAACGTTGAACTGGAAAAAGCGAACCAAGACTTAGCCAATGCACAGTTAAAAGCAGAACAGGCACACTTGAAAAAAAGCCAGTATTTACGGGCTTGTAGCCATGATTTATTACAGCCATTATCTGCCGCTCGCTTATTCTCTTCCGCGGTCAGTTTAAGTTCTAAAGTATCAAAACAAGAACGAGAGCAAATCAAAAAAATTGATACTTCACTGGAAATTGCTAATAATTTATTATTAGATTTAAATGAAATAGCACGTATTGAGAGTGGTAATATTAGCCCTGATTTGTCGACCTTTACTGTTGAACGGCTGTTTTCTATGCTGCATTCGGAGTTCTCAGCACTGACCAAAGATTATCATATTGATTTTCATTGCTGTTCTAGCAACTTATATATCAGAAGTGATTTCACTCTCTTATCACGCATTATTCAAAATTTTCTCAGTAATGCCTTTCGCTATGCTAACAACGGAAAAGTACTGCTCGGTTGTCGTCGTCAAGGCAACTATCTTTGCCTACAAGTTTTAGATAACGGACCTGGTATACCTGAAGACAAACAACAACAAGTGTTTGAACAATTCACGCAATTATCAACAAAGTTAGTTGGTCCTAAGGGGCTAGGCTTAGGTTTGAATATTGCGCAAAGTTTAGCTGAAATTTTACATCATGAGCTGGGCTTAACATCAAAAGCGGGTCATGGCTGTCTATTTAGCGTCAGCGTTCCAATAGTAGCAGCACCGCCACGACAACAAGCTAAACCAATACGCGCAAGCACCACTTTACAAGGCGTTAGTGTTTTATGTATTGATAATGAAGCTGCTGTGTTGTCAGGAATGAATGACTTATTGTCAGCATGGAAATGTAAGGTTTACAGTGCTATCAGTGCTGAACAAGCCATTGAGATTTATCTACAGCACGAAGAAGCGATCGATATTGTTTTAGTTGATTATCAATTAGCCACAGAAAATACTACCAACGTACAGCCTACCGAGCAGGCTTTCAAACCGATGCAAAATAATAGCGAACGTCATGATATCGCGAACTTCAATGGTATCGAGTTGATCAAATATTTGCGGGCCAAAAGCCACTATCCTTTACCGGCTATTTTAATCACCGCCACAACCGACGAAAGCGTTTTAGCACAGGCGCAACAAGCCGACATTGGTTATCTAAGAAAAATAGTTAAACCGATATCTTTACGAGCACTGATGAGCTCTTTACTCACCAAAGAACTCGAAAGAAACTATATTCCTGATAACTTTAAGCTATAG